Proteins encoded by one window of Kribbella italica:
- a CDS encoding 3-hydroxyacyl-CoA dehydrogenase family protein codes for MARELQTVGVVGLGTMGAGIAEVFARHGLTVVGVERDEQAVERGRGHIQHSTDRAVKRGKLSVEDQQALFDRVTFATEIEALADCDLVIEAVIERLELKREIFSALDKVVREDAILATNTSSLSVTEISVATERPRRVVGMHFFNPAPVQEFVEVIKTVVTEPDVVEDVLALARRLDKVPVVAADRAGFIANALLFGYLNHAVSMVESRYATREDVDAAMRLGCGYPMGPLALLDLIGLDTAYEILDTMYKQGRNRLHAPAPILKQMVTAGLLGRKTGRGFYTYESPDSPVAVDDDLTPRVNGDETTVRPIKQVGVVGSGTMAVGIIEVLAKAGYDVLYVARGTEKVDRVRAGLERSLEKGVQRGKLSSEERDAALTRIVGTAKLDDLATADLVIEAVVEELSVKQALFETFDEICKPGAVLATTTSSLPVIDLAMATKRPADVVGVHFFNPAPVMKLVEVVSTVSTSPEVADTVAAVAVAAGKHPVRCGDRAGFIVNALLFPYLNDAVRMLEAHYAGVDDIDAAMKLGCRLPMGPFELLDVVGLDVSLAIQRTLYLEFREPGFAPAPLLEHLVTAGYLGRKTGRGFRDYAN; via the coding sequence ATGGCGCGTGAACTGCAGACAGTCGGTGTGGTCGGGCTCGGCACGATGGGAGCCGGGATCGCGGAAGTGTTCGCCCGGCACGGCTTGACCGTGGTCGGGGTGGAGCGGGACGAGCAGGCGGTCGAGCGCGGCCGCGGGCACATCCAGCACTCCACCGACCGGGCGGTCAAGCGCGGCAAGCTGTCGGTCGAGGACCAGCAGGCGCTGTTCGACCGGGTGACGTTCGCCACCGAGATCGAGGCGCTGGCCGACTGCGACCTGGTGATCGAGGCGGTGATCGAGCGGCTCGAGCTGAAGCGCGAGATCTTCTCCGCGCTCGACAAGGTGGTCCGCGAGGACGCGATCCTGGCCACCAACACCTCGTCCCTGTCGGTCACCGAGATCTCCGTGGCCACCGAGCGCCCGCGCCGGGTCGTCGGCATGCACTTCTTCAACCCCGCCCCCGTGCAGGAGTTCGTCGAGGTGATCAAGACCGTCGTCACCGAGCCGGACGTCGTCGAGGACGTGCTCGCGCTGGCCCGCAGGCTCGACAAGGTCCCGGTCGTCGCGGCGGACCGGGCCGGCTTCATCGCCAACGCGCTCCTGTTCGGGTACCTGAACCACGCCGTCTCGATGGTCGAGTCGCGCTACGCCACCCGCGAGGACGTCGACGCGGCGATGCGGCTCGGCTGCGGGTACCCGATGGGCCCGCTCGCGCTGCTCGACCTGATCGGCCTCGACACGGCGTACGAGATCCTCGACACGATGTACAAGCAGGGCCGCAACCGGCTGCACGCGCCGGCGCCGATCCTCAAGCAGATGGTCACGGCGGGCCTGCTCGGCCGCAAGACCGGCCGCGGCTTCTACACGTACGAGTCGCCGGACTCGCCCGTCGCGGTGGACGACGACCTGACGCCGCGGGTCAACGGTGACGAGACCACGGTCCGCCCGATCAAGCAGGTCGGCGTGGTCGGCTCCGGCACGATGGCCGTCGGCATCATCGAGGTCCTCGCCAAGGCCGGGTACGACGTGCTGTACGTCGCCCGCGGCACCGAGAAGGTCGACCGGGTCCGCGCCGGCCTGGAACGCTCGCTGGAGAAGGGCGTTCAGCGCGGCAAGCTGTCGTCGGAGGAGCGCGACGCGGCGCTCACCCGCATCGTCGGGACGGCCAAGCTCGACGACCTCGCCACCGCCGACCTGGTGATCGAGGCGGTCGTCGAGGAGCTCAGCGTCAAGCAGGCGCTGTTCGAGACCTTCGACGAGATCTGCAAGCCCGGCGCCGTTCTCGCCACCACCACGTCGAGCCTTCCGGTCATCGACCTCGCCATGGCCACCAAGCGCCCGGCCGACGTGGTCGGCGTGCACTTCTTCAACCCGGCCCCGGTGATGAAGCTCGTCGAGGTCGTCAGCACCGTCAGCACCTCGCCCGAGGTCGCCGACACCGTCGCCGCCGTAGCCGTTGCCGCAGGCAAGCACCCCGTGCGCTGCGGGGACCGCGCCGGCTTCATCGTCAACGCGCTGCTCTTCCCGTACCTGAACGACGCCGTCCGCATGCTCGAAGCCCACTACGCCGGCGTCGACGACATCGACGCCGCCATGAAGCTCGGCTGCCGCCTCCCGATGGGCCCGTTCGAACTGCTGGACGTGGTCGGCCTGGACGTGTCGCTCGCAATCCAGCGCACGCTGTACCTCGAGTTCCGCGAGCCCGGCTTCGCTCCCGCGCCGCTGCTGGAACACCTGGTCACCGCTGGCTACCTGGGCCGCAAAACAGGCCGAGGCTTCCGCGACTACGCCAACTGA
- a CDS encoding NUDIX domain-containing protein translates to MIRAGIILLTDDGVAAIERVRSGRRYHTLPGGGVEPGETSAEAAVRESHEELGLIVKLHGLAAVVNFRLTTQHYYVATALSGTFGTGTGAELTSPPTSDSGSYRAVWLPPTDLTHQSLRPTPIATALQHAASPHHLLETWLAEPPTFDEEPT, encoded by the coding sequence ATGATTCGCGCCGGCATCATCCTGCTCACCGACGACGGCGTCGCCGCCATCGAACGCGTCCGGTCCGGCCGCCGCTACCACACCCTCCCCGGCGGCGGCGTGGAACCAGGCGAGACCTCCGCCGAAGCCGCCGTCCGCGAATCACACGAAGAACTCGGCCTGATCGTCAAGCTGCACGGCCTCGCCGCCGTCGTGAACTTCCGGCTCACCACCCAGCACTACTACGTCGCAACCGCGCTCAGCGGCACCTTCGGCACGGGCACCGGCGCCGAGCTGACCTCCCCACCGACGTCCGACTCCGGCAGCTACCGCGCGGTCTGGCTCCCACCGACCGATCTCACCCACCAGAGCCTCCGCCCGACACCCATCGCCACCGCTCTCCAGCACGCCGCGAGTCCCCACCACCTACTGGAGACCTGGCTAGCCGAGCCCCCGACCTTCGACGAGGAGCCCACGTGA
- a CDS encoding class I SAM-dependent methyltransferase, whose protein sequence is MKSAGRVPGAVRPQLRIWTHDDFLGDQPMNLMCPTRILLPLPGSPPAIFESERITAVFAVAPTPGEELAAALGVPFSTVDDPLDRLQEIADLHRGETVVLLGADLGVRLPAVVEHTGDGWTAVVADGLLQAANAVTVQTYEQRADSFRTSIPRDPNDNLIRLVDKALPSGGMVLELGSGTGRDAAELERRGHQVRRTDATLAFVEMMRADGFKADLLDALTDDYGGPYDLVFADAVFLHFTADQLAHVLTRSAVAAPRLAFTTREGEGVEWSNRYLDLPRQFTLWQETPLRALLTSTGWRIQHLDRGETRAGSWFHILADRAAG, encoded by the coding sequence ATGAAGAGTGCCGGTCGAGTTCCTGGTGCCGTCCGCCCCCAACTGCGAATCTGGACGCACGACGACTTCCTGGGGGACCAACCGATGAACCTGATGTGCCCTACCCGAATCCTGCTCCCACTGCCTGGCTCACCTCCGGCGATCTTCGAGAGCGAACGCATCACGGCGGTGTTCGCCGTCGCACCCACTCCCGGCGAGGAGTTGGCCGCCGCGCTCGGCGTGCCGTTCAGCACCGTCGACGACCCGCTCGACCGGCTGCAGGAGATCGCCGACCTCCACCGAGGTGAGACCGTCGTCCTCCTTGGCGCGGACCTTGGCGTCCGCCTGCCCGCGGTCGTCGAGCACACCGGGGACGGCTGGACGGCCGTCGTCGCCGACGGGTTGTTGCAGGCCGCGAACGCCGTCACCGTGCAGACCTACGAGCAACGCGCCGACAGTTTCCGTACGTCGATTCCCCGCGACCCGAACGACAACCTGATCCGGCTGGTCGACAAAGCGCTTCCCTCCGGCGGGATGGTGCTGGAGCTCGGCAGCGGCACCGGCCGCGACGCCGCGGAGTTGGAACGGCGAGGCCATCAGGTCCGGCGTACCGATGCCACGCTCGCGTTCGTCGAGATGATGCGCGCCGACGGCTTCAAGGCCGATCTGCTGGACGCACTGACCGATGACTACGGCGGTCCCTACGATCTCGTCTTCGCCGATGCGGTCTTCCTCCACTTCACCGCCGACCAGCTGGCCCACGTCCTCACCCGATCGGCCGTGGCCGCCCCACGGCTCGCCTTCACCACCCGAGAGGGCGAAGGCGTCGAATGGTCGAACCGCTACCTCGACCTTCCCCGCCAGTTCACCCTCTGGCAGGAAACCCCACTCCGCGCTCTCCTGACCTCGACCGGCTGGCGCATCCAGCACCTCGACCGTGGTGAGACCCGCGCGGGCAGCTGGTTCCACATCCTCGCCGACCGGGCCGCCGGATGA
- the nucS gene encoding endonuclease NucS: protein MRLVIAKCSVDYSGRLTAHLPMAPRLLMVKADGSVLIHADGGSYKPLNWMSPPCKLTEEDGVWSVTNKAGEELRITFEEVLSDTAYELGLDPGLIKDGVEAHLQELLAEHVTTFGEGWTLVRREYPTAIGPVDLLCRDADGRHVAVEIKRRGEIDGVEQLTRYVELLNRDPLLAPVRGVFAAQLIKPQAQFLATDRGLDCVTVDYDALRGMESDVLRLF from the coding sequence GTGCGCCTGGTGATTGCAAAGTGCTCCGTGGACTACTCCGGCCGGCTGACCGCCCATCTCCCGATGGCGCCGCGGTTGCTGATGGTGAAGGCGGACGGCTCTGTCCTGATCCACGCCGACGGCGGGTCGTACAAGCCGCTGAACTGGATGTCTCCCCCGTGCAAGCTGACCGAGGAAGACGGCGTCTGGAGCGTCACCAACAAGGCCGGCGAGGAACTGCGGATCACCTTCGAGGAGGTGCTCAGCGACACGGCGTACGAGCTGGGCCTGGATCCCGGGCTGATCAAGGACGGCGTCGAGGCGCACCTGCAGGAACTGCTCGCCGAGCACGTGACCACCTTCGGCGAAGGCTGGACCCTGGTCCGCCGGGAGTACCCGACCGCGATCGGGCCGGTCGACCTGCTCTGCCGCGACGCCGACGGCCGGCACGTCGCGGTCGAGATCAAGCGCCGCGGCGAGATCGACGGCGTCGAGCAGCTCACCCGGTACGTCGAGCTGCTGAACCGCGATCCCCTGCTCGCGCCGGTCCGCGGCGTCTTCGCCGCCCAGCTGATCAAGCCGCAGGCCCAGTTCCTGGCCACGGACCGTGGCCTGGACTGCGTGACGGTCGACTACGACGCCCTCCGCGGCATGGAATCCGACGTCCTGCGACTGTTCTAG
- the glmS gene encoding glutamine--fructose-6-phosphate transaminase (isomerizing) yields MCGIVGYVGTKPAAPILVDGLARLEYRGYDSAGVAVVGSSELKVHKDAGRVRELEASLPKRFGGKIGIGHTRWATHGGPSKDNAHPHASGNERIAVVHNGIFDNAGVLRAQLEDAGVKLRSDTDTEVLAHLIEQAEGDTLEDKVLAALRRIEGTYGIAVVDLDFPDRIVVARNGSPLILGVGDGEMHVASDAAALIRYTRQVVYLDDGELATVRADGYRTFTQDSRTTTKTEKTVEWDAEEFERGAHEHFMVKEIHEQPEAVQRVIRGRLDERFHAVHLGGLNMDAREAREIKRVKILGCGSAYYAGQLGAQFIEEVARIPADAEPASEFRYRNPVVERDTLYVAVSQSGETLDTLVAVQELKRKGGRVIGLVNAVGSSIAREVNGGVYLHAGPEVSVASTKALTNMAVGFAMLGIHLGRIRDVSPADGRRLIDGLKKIPEQIQAIVDTETELAEIAGRLARHESLFFVGRTRGYPVAREGAQKLKEISYRHAEAYQTSELKHGPLALISPDVPTVAIVPDDELLDRNIGALHEIAARSGPLYVVTHPDVVVPDGAAAVIRVPKNEPELDPILLTIPLQLLAYHASVALGHDVDKPRNLAKSVTVE; encoded by the coding sequence ATGTGCGGAATCGTCGGGTACGTCGGCACCAAGCCGGCCGCGCCCATCCTGGTGGACGGCCTGGCCCGGCTGGAGTACCGCGGGTACGACTCGGCGGGTGTCGCGGTGGTCGGCTCCAGCGAGCTGAAGGTGCACAAGGACGCCGGCCGGGTCCGTGAGCTGGAGGCCTCGCTGCCCAAGCGCTTCGGCGGCAAGATCGGCATCGGCCACACCCGCTGGGCCACCCACGGCGGCCCGAGCAAGGACAACGCCCACCCGCACGCCAGCGGCAACGAGCGGATCGCGGTCGTGCACAACGGCATCTTCGACAACGCCGGCGTACTGCGCGCCCAGCTGGAGGACGCCGGCGTCAAGCTGCGTTCCGACACCGACACCGAGGTGCTCGCGCACTTGATCGAGCAGGCCGAGGGCGACACCCTCGAGGACAAGGTGCTGGCCGCCCTGCGCCGGATCGAGGGCACCTACGGCATCGCCGTGGTCGACCTGGACTTCCCCGACCGGATCGTGGTCGCCCGCAACGGCAGCCCGCTGATCCTCGGCGTCGGCGACGGCGAGATGCACGTCGCCTCCGACGCGGCCGCGCTGATCCGCTACACCCGCCAGGTCGTCTACCTGGACGACGGCGAGCTGGCCACCGTCCGCGCCGACGGCTACCGCACCTTCACGCAGGACTCGCGGACCACCACCAAGACCGAGAAGACGGTCGAGTGGGACGCCGAGGAGTTCGAGCGCGGCGCGCACGAGCACTTCATGGTCAAGGAGATCCACGAGCAGCCCGAGGCGGTCCAGCGGGTGATCCGCGGCCGGCTCGACGAGCGCTTCCACGCCGTCCACCTGGGCGGCCTGAACATGGACGCCCGGGAGGCCCGCGAGATCAAGCGGGTCAAGATCCTCGGCTGCGGTTCGGCGTACTACGCCGGTCAGCTCGGGGCGCAGTTCATCGAGGAGGTCGCCCGGATCCCCGCCGACGCCGAGCCGGCCTCGGAGTTCCGCTACCGCAACCCGGTGGTCGAGCGGGACACCCTGTACGTCGCGGTCAGCCAGTCCGGCGAGACGCTGGACACGCTGGTCGCCGTCCAGGAGCTGAAGCGCAAGGGCGGCCGCGTGATCGGCCTGGTGAACGCGGTCGGCTCCAGCATCGCCCGTGAGGTCAACGGCGGTGTGTACCTGCACGCCGGTCCGGAGGTGTCGGTCGCCTCGACCAAGGCGCTGACCAACATGGCGGTCGGGTTCGCGATGCTCGGCATCCACCTGGGCCGGATCCGCGACGTCTCCCCCGCCGACGGCCGCCGGCTGATCGACGGCCTGAAGAAGATCCCGGAGCAGATCCAGGCGATCGTCGACACCGAGACCGAGCTGGCCGAGATCGCCGGCCGGCTGGCCAGGCACGAGAGCCTGTTCTTCGTCGGCCGGACCCGTGGCTACCCGGTCGCCCGCGAAGGCGCGCAGAAGCTCAAGGAGATCTCCTACCGGCACGCCGAGGCGTACCAGACCTCCGAGCTCAAGCACGGCCCGCTGGCGCTGATCTCGCCCGACGTACCGACCGTCGCGATCGTGCCGGACGACGAGCTGCTGGACCGCAACATCGGCGCCCTGCACGAGATCGCCGCCCGCTCCGGTCCCCTGTACGTCGTGACGCACCCCGACGTCGTCGTACCGGACGGTGCGGCCGCGGTCATCCGGGTCCCGAAGAACGAGCCGGAGCTCGACCCGATCCTGCTCACCATCCCGCTGCAGCTGCTGGCCTACCACGCGTCGGTCGCACTCGGCCACGACGTCGACAAGCCGCGCAACCTGGCCAAGTCGGTCACGGTCGAGTAG
- a CDS encoding nucleotide sugar dehydrogenase, whose protein sequence is MKIAVAGLGYVGLSNAAILAQHNEVVAVDIAQERVDLVNRQESPFVDEDLSKFLATAPLDLRATTDADEVYATADYVVVATPTDYDPTTLTFDTSSVESVIRKVVALSPTAVPVIKSTVPVGFSERMSAEYGRQVVFSPEFLREGHALHDNLHPGRIIVGDDTPAARQFAELLLAGSAQPETPVLAIRSTEAEAVKLFSNTYLAMRVAYFNELDTFAAQHGLSTRAIIDGVSLEPRIGAGYNNPSFGYGGYCLPKDTRQMLASYDNIPQRLMKAIVESNSTRKDFVAGQILAGQPERIGIYRLVMKEGSDNFRSSSILGIVSRLKQAGAEIVIHEPALDADTFEDLRVINDLDEFKRSTDVIVANRLTGELSDVADKVYTRDVFHMDE, encoded by the coding sequence ATGAAGATCGCCGTCGCAGGCCTGGGGTACGTCGGACTCTCGAACGCTGCCATCCTGGCGCAGCACAACGAGGTCGTCGCCGTCGACATCGCCCAGGAGCGCGTGGACCTGGTCAACCGCCAGGAGAGTCCGTTCGTCGACGAGGACCTGTCGAAGTTCCTGGCCACCGCGCCGCTGGACCTGCGGGCCACCACCGACGCCGACGAGGTCTACGCCACGGCCGACTACGTCGTCGTCGCCACCCCGACCGACTACGACCCGACGACGCTCACCTTCGACACCTCGTCGGTGGAGTCGGTGATCCGCAAGGTCGTCGCGCTCTCGCCGACCGCCGTACCGGTGATCAAGTCGACGGTCCCGGTCGGGTTCAGCGAGCGGATGTCGGCCGAGTACGGCCGCCAGGTGGTGTTCTCGCCGGAGTTCCTCCGCGAGGGGCACGCGCTGCACGACAACCTCCACCCCGGCCGGATCATCGTCGGCGACGACACTCCCGCGGCCCGGCAGTTCGCGGAGCTGCTGCTGGCGGGCTCGGCCCAGCCGGAGACCCCGGTCCTCGCGATCCGCTCGACGGAGGCCGAGGCGGTCAAGCTGTTCTCCAACACGTACCTGGCGATGCGGGTCGCGTACTTCAACGAGCTGGACACGTTCGCCGCGCAGCACGGCCTCAGCACCCGGGCGATCATCGACGGCGTCAGCCTGGAGCCGCGGATCGGCGCCGGCTACAACAACCCGTCCTTCGGGTACGGCGGCTACTGCCTGCCCAAGGACACCCGGCAGATGCTGGCCAGCTACGACAACATCCCGCAGCGGCTGATGAAGGCGATCGTCGAGTCGAACTCGACCCGCAAGGACTTCGTCGCCGGCCAGATCCTCGCCGGGCAGCCCGAGCGGATCGGCATCTACCGCCTGGTGATGAAGGAGGGCTCGGACAACTTCCGGTCCTCGAGCATCCTCGGCATCGTCAGCAGGCTGAAGCAGGCCGGCGCCGAGATCGTCATCCACGAACCCGCCCTCGACGCCGACACTTTCGAGGACCTGCGGGTGATCAACGACCTGGACGAGTTCAAGCGCAGCACGGACGTGATCGTGGCCAATCGGCTGACCGGGGAGCTGTCGGACGTCGCGGACAAGGTGTACACCCGCGACGTCTTCCACATGGACGAGTAG
- the glsA gene encoding glutaminase A, which produces MDNLFRSLDTDRANVVWKWKLLEELRQSGLRGDDPRVERALGNALAAGGAFEPGQPEWLDREQFAEVTREPVVRRALQGDLVVPRTEFQEFSRAVEEIYADLLPDRSGEVAQYIPTLKNAPPDRFGIAVCTADGQTFQIGDAGAGFSIQSTSKPFSYAMALEQFGAGEVHTWVGQEQSGGTFNDPTLSLDAAGKPQNPMINAGAIATLALVEPDVEVSERFARVEQTWARLMGRPPGFDHRTFLAERDTGHGNRGLANLMAARDMLRMDPKDRDAPQKAAEFYFAVCSMQVDAAGLAAAGATLANGGVAPYSGERVFSQETAGRVLSVMGHSGMYNDSGKFSDQVGLPAKSGVSGNVMMVLPDKRMAVVTFSPRLDEAGNSVRGVEVCRQLVEKFGLHPYKSLGAGRELSSAAEASRRALGGMPAASSRSAGVASSARPQVPAAAGPHRPAGRER; this is translated from the coding sequence ATGGACAACCTGTTTCGGTCGCTCGACACCGACCGCGCCAACGTGGTCTGGAAGTGGAAGCTGCTCGAGGAGCTGCGGCAGTCGGGACTGCGCGGCGACGACCCGCGGGTCGAGCGCGCGCTCGGGAACGCGCTGGCCGCGGGCGGCGCGTTCGAGCCCGGGCAGCCGGAGTGGCTCGACCGCGAGCAGTTCGCCGAGGTGACCCGGGAGCCGGTGGTCCGGCGGGCGCTGCAGGGCGACCTCGTGGTGCCGCGGACGGAGTTCCAGGAGTTCAGCCGCGCGGTCGAGGAGATCTACGCCGACCTGCTGCCGGACCGGTCGGGCGAAGTCGCGCAGTACATCCCCACGCTGAAGAACGCGCCGCCGGACCGGTTCGGGATCGCGGTCTGTACGGCGGACGGTCAGACCTTCCAGATCGGCGACGCAGGCGCCGGGTTCAGCATCCAGTCGACCTCCAAGCCGTTCAGCTACGCGATGGCGCTGGAGCAGTTCGGCGCGGGTGAGGTGCACACCTGGGTCGGCCAGGAGCAGAGCGGCGGGACCTTCAACGACCCGACGCTGTCCCTGGACGCGGCGGGCAAGCCGCAGAACCCGATGATCAACGCGGGAGCAATCGCGACGCTGGCCCTGGTCGAGCCGGACGTCGAGGTGTCCGAACGGTTCGCCCGGGTCGAGCAGACCTGGGCGCGGCTGATGGGCCGCCCGCCAGGCTTCGATCACCGCACCTTCCTGGCCGAACGCGACACCGGCCACGGGAACCGGGGCCTGGCCAACTTGATGGCGGCGCGGGACATGCTGAGGATGGACCCGAAGGACCGGGACGCCCCGCAGAAGGCCGCCGAGTTCTACTTCGCGGTCTGCTCGATGCAGGTGGACGCGGCCGGGCTGGCGGCGGCGGGCGCGACCTTGGCGAACGGCGGCGTCGCGCCGTACAGCGGTGAGCGGGTGTTCTCGCAGGAGACCGCCGGCCGGGTGCTGTCGGTGATGGGACACAGCGGGATGTACAACGACTCCGGCAAGTTCTCCGACCAGGTCGGGCTGCCGGCCAAGAGCGGCGTCTCGGGCAACGTGATGATGGTGTTGCCGGACAAGCGGATGGCGGTCGTGACGTTCTCACCGCGGCTGGACGAGGCCGGGAACTCCGTGCGCGGCGTGGAGGTCTGCCGGCAACTGGTCGAGAAGTTCGGACTGCATCCGTACAAGAGCCTCGGCGCCGGGCGTGAGCTCAGTAGCGCCGCTGAGGCTTCCCGGCGCGCTCTCGGGGGAATGCCGGCGGCCTCCTCGCGGAGCGCCGGCGTCGCGAGCTCGGCGCGGCCGCAGGTGCCGGCGGCCGCTGGTCCGCACCGCCCGGCCGGTCGGGAGCGCTGA